The genomic interval CCACTTCGAGAAGGCCGGCGTGACCCCGCGCCGTCACCTCGCCGAGCTGCGCACCTCCGACGCCGGTGATTTCACCGTCGGCCAGGAGATCGACGCGTCGGTCTTCGAGGCCGGCCAGAAGGTCGACGTCGTCGGCACCACCAAGGGCAAGGGCACCGCGGGCGTCATGAAGCGCCACGGGTTCGCCGGTGTCAGCGCCTCCCACGGTGCGCACCGCAACCACCGCAAGCCCGGCTCGATCGGCGGCGCCTCCACCCCTGGTCGCGTGTTCAAGGGCCTGCGCATGGCCGGCCGCATGGGCAACGTCCGCACCAGTGTCCAGAACCTGACCGTGCATGCGGTCGACGTCGAGAAGGGCCTCGTGCTCGTCAAGGGTGCCGTCCCCGGCCCCAAGGGCGGTCTCGTGCTGGTCCGCTCGGCCGTCAAGAGCCCCGTGAAGGAGGCCTGAGCCCGATGGCAGAGAACCTGACCGTCGACGTCCTCGACCCGGCCGGGAAGAAGTCCGGCACGGCCGAGCTCCCCGCGTCGATCTTCGACGTGCAGACCAACGTCCCGCTCATCCACCAGGTCGTCGTCGCCCAGCTCGCGGCCGCCCGTCAGGGCACGCACAAGGCGAAGACCCGCGGCGAGGTGGCCGGCGGCGGCAAGAAGCCGTACAAGCAGAAGGGCACCGGCCGCGCTCGTCAGGGCTCGATCCGCGCTCCTCAGTTCGCCGGCGGCGGCATCGTCCACGGGCCGGTCCCGCGCGACTACAGCCAGCGCACCCCCAAGAAGATGAAGGCCGCCGCGCTGCGCGGCGCCCTCTCGGACCGGGCGCGCAACGGCCGCGTCCACGTCCTGAGCTCGCTGCTCGAGGGCGACGCGCCCTCGACGAAGGCCGCGCGCACCGCGCTGGGCCGCATCTCCGAGCGCGAGCACGTCCTCGTGGTGATCCGTCGCGACGACGAGCTGGGCGCCCTGAGCACCCGCAACCTGCCCACGGCGCATGT from Brachybacterium kimchii carries:
- the rplC gene encoding 50S ribosomal protein L3 codes for the protein MSNELTGQAARAVAGVLGTKLGMTQVWDENGKLVPVTVVQTDSNVVTQVRSVEVDGYDAVQIAYGQIDPRKVSKPLKGHFEKAGVTPRRHLAELRTSDAGDFTVGQEIDASVFEAGQKVDVVGTTKGKGTAGVMKRHGFAGVSASHGAHRNHRKPGSIGGASTPGRVFKGLRMAGRMGNVRTSVQNLTVHAVDVEKGLVLVKGAVPGPKGGLVLVRSAVKSPVKEA
- the rplD gene encoding 50S ribosomal protein L4, yielding MAENLTVDVLDPAGKKSGTAELPASIFDVQTNVPLIHQVVVAQLAAARQGTHKAKTRGEVAGGGKKPYKQKGTGRARQGSIRAPQFAGGGIVHGPVPRDYSQRTPKKMKAAALRGALSDRARNGRVHVLSSLLEGDAPSTKAARTALGRISEREHVLVVIRRDDELGALSTRNLPTAHVLFADQLNTYDVMLSDDVVFTSGGLEDFVARATLSLPTSSFAAAKNAGVEEESK